Proteins encoded by one window of Babylonia areolata isolate BAREFJ2019XMU chromosome 8, ASM4173473v1, whole genome shotgun sequence:
- the LOC143285285 gene encoding acetylcholine receptor subunit beta-type unc-29-like, whose amino-acid sequence MFLSCQTTESVTTAGTGSDVIQGSSDVDRRRLTATARLHDDIRRHPVVKQRVAPVTTLASGDVKVDVNVSIHVGSVLYLNDAEQTMTCSTYIVVKWQDISLVWNPEDYGNVSKTEMSPDSVWKPTLILINSQDPVNIMSHTNILFIHSDGTVEALIYYKTVTLCTMDHSEFPYDTQQCGFILESPSGSCNVILNFVIMDQSDAANLILKSDWLLVSVEHVEIYSTTEMTYFPSMQLQLQRRTVYFTVCLVLPMVVTSYMNSLVFLLPVQCGEKVSFLVSLFVSTSIFISFFQEMMPRGLSTVPTTMKLLLGVLAESLLVLLATLLVLGRHHAQDEAADTPLPSTPLTTTSTSPHHHHGGPRPFSRQASVLEVMGRGCKPQVSGNAELSARAESECQHQLCWDNQRLDRLFFLVAFVTNTVYLAILFFE is encoded by the coding sequence ATGTTTTTATCGTGCCAAACGACAGAGTCCGTAACCACTGCAGGGACAGGAAGTGATGTCATCCAAGGGAGCAGTGACGTGGATAGACGCCGTCTGACAGCTACCGCCCGTCTTCATGACGACATCCGCCGGCATCCTGTCGTCAAACAGAGAGTGGCCCCTGTGACAACATTAGCGTCTGGTGACGTCAAAGTGGATGTCAACGTGTCGATTCATGTGGGGTCTGTTCTGTACCTGAACGACGCGGAGCAGACCATGACGTGTTCAACGTACATCGTTGTGAAATGGCAGGACATCTCTCTGGTGTGGAATCCCGAAGATTACGGCAATGTTTCCAAGACCGAGATGTCACCAGATTCTGTCTGGAAGCCTACGTTGATACTGATCAATTCACAGGATCCGGTCAACATCATGAGCCACACCAACATCTTGTTTATCCACAGCGACGGGACAGTGGAAGCCCTAATATACTACAAAACCGTCACACTGTGCACCATGGACCATTCCGAGTTCCCCTACGACACCCAGCAGTGCGGCTTCATTCTGGAGTCACCGTCTGGCAGCTGCAACGTCATCCTGAACTTTGTCATCATGGATCAGTCTGACGCAGCCAATCTGATACTGAAGTCTGACTGGCTGCTGGTGTCCGTGGAACACGTGGAGATCTACTCTACCACAGAGATGACCTACTTCCCTTCCATGCAGCTGCAGCTCCAGCGTCGGACAGTGTACTTCACGGTGTGCCTGGTGCTGCCCATGGTGGTCACCTCCTACATGAActccctcgtcttcctcctccctgtGCAGTGCGGGGAGAAGGTCTCCTTCCTCGTCAGCCTCTTCGTCTCCACCTCCATCTTCATCAGCTTCTTCCAGGAGATGATGCCCCGAGGTCTGAGCACCGTGCCCACCACCATGAAGCTTCTGCTGGGCGTGCTGGCCGAGAGTCTGCTCGTGCTGCTCGCCACGCTGCTGGTCCTGGGGCGACACCACGCCCAAGATGAGGCGGccgacacacccctcccctccacacccctcaccactacctccacctctccccaccaccatcatggcGGCCCCCGGCCTTTTTCCCGGCAGGCCTCTGTGCTGGAGGTGATGGGCAGGGGATGTAAGCCTCAAGTCTCCGGCAACGCTGAGCTGTCCGCTAGAGCAGAGTCTGAGTGTCAGCACCAACTGTGCTGGGATAACCAGAGACTGGACCGACTGTTTTTCCTGGTGGCTTTTGTCACCAACACGGTGTACCTTGCCATCCTGTTCTTTGAGTGA